Proteins found in one Eretmochelys imbricata isolate rEreImb1 chromosome 9, rEreImb1.hap1, whole genome shotgun sequence genomic segment:
- the NOX1 gene encoding NADPH oxidase 1 isoform X3: MGNWVVNHWFPAVVIVTWLGLNVFLFVYYFLLFDRDKKFYYTRVLLGSALAWARASAKCLNFNSMLILLPVCRNLLSFLRGTCSCCRRTMRKQLDHNLTFHKLVAYTIALFTAVHIIAHLCNFEWYNDSQQAADGSLSSILSNLHQDEESNKWLNPIHSNSTTPAYVTFTTIPGLTGVIITVALILMVTSSMEFIRRSYFEVFWYTHHLFIIYFAGLVIHGIAGLVRGQTAESLNKHNPEHCAQDPTHWGRKNKHSHCEEPEFGSIPAESWQWVLAPIVLYVFERVLRFWRSQQRVVVTKAVVHPSKVLELQMHKKGFSMEVGQYIFINCPSVSCLEWHPFTLTSAPEEDFFSVHIRAAGDWTENLIDTFQQQKPKTPRIEVDGPFGTASEDVFQYEVAMLVGAGIGVTPFASVLKSIWYKFQHADQCLKTKKAGQAAFNFDKDTDVVTGLKQKTSFGRPMWSNEFSAVATAHPRSVVGVFLCGPQALAKSLQKCCHQYSSLDPRKVKFYFNKENF, translated from the exons CCTGGTTGGGCCTGAATGTTTTCCTGTTTGTATATTATTTCCTGCTGTTTGACAGGGATAAGAAGTTCTACTACACCAGAGTCCTACTTGGG tcTGCGCTGGCATGGGCCCGGGCCTCTGCAAAATGCCTGAACTTTAACAGCATGCTGATCCTGTTACCAGTGTGTCGCAACCTGCTCTCCTTCCTGAGGGGCACTTGCTCG TGCTGCAGGCGCACAATGAGGAAGCAGCTGGATCACAACCTCACCTTCCACAAGCTTGTGGCCTACACAATTGCCCTGTTCACAG CTGTTCATATCATCGCCCACCTGTGTAACTTTGAGTGGTACAATGACAGCCAGCAAGCTGCGGATGGGAGCCTCTCCTCCATTCTCTCCAACCTGCACCAAGATGAGGAGAGTAACAAGTGGCTAAACCCCATCCACTCCAACAGCACG ACTCCAGCGTACGTGACATTCACTACCATCCCGGGCCTGACAGGCGTGATCATCACTGTGGCGCTGATCCTCATGGTTACCTCCTCCATGGAGTTCATCCGCAGGAGCTATTTTGAGGTCTTCTGGTACACACACCATCTCTTCATCATCTACTTCGCTGGCCTTGTCATCCATGGCATCGC tgGTCTTGTTCGTGGGCAGACAGCAGAGAGCTTGAATAAGCACAACCCCGAGCACTGTGCGCAGGACCCTAcacactggggaagaaagaaCAAACACTCCCACTGTGAAGAGCCCGAGTTTGGGAGCATCCCAGCTGAG TCCTGGCAGTGGGTGCTGGCCCCAATCGTTCTCTATGTCTTTGAGCGGGTATTACGCTTTTGGCGTTCTCAGCAGAGGGTCGTTGTTACAAAG GCTGTCGTGCACCCATCAAAAGTATTGGAACTACAGATGCACAAGAAGGGCTTCAGCATGGAAGTGGGCCAGTATATTTTCATCAATTGTCCCTCTGTCTCATGCCTGGAGTGGCATCCTTTCACCCTGACCTCTGCACCCGAAGAAGACTTTTTCTCCGTCCACATCCGggcagcaggggactggacagaGAATCTAATTGATACCtttcagcagcagaaaccaaagaCACCCAG GATAGAGGTGGATGGCCCCTTTGGCACAGCCAGTGAAGACGTGTTCCAGTATGAGGTTGCCATGCTGGTGGGAGCAGGGATCGGGGTCACGCCCTTTGCTTCTGTACTGAAATCAATCTGGTACAAGTTCCAGCATGCAGACCAGTGTCTCAAAACCAAAAAG GCTGGCCAAGCAGCTTTCAACTTTGATAAAGACACGGATGTGGTGACAGGTCTCAAACAGAAAACCTCCTTTGGGAGACCCATGTGGAGCAATGAGTTCTCTGCAGTGGCAACTGCCCACCCCAG GTCTGTGGTGGGAGTGTTCCTCTGTGGGCCTCAAGCTTTGGCAAAAAGCCTGCAGAAGTGCTGCCATCAGTACTCCAGCCTGGACCCTAGGAAGGTCAAATTCTACTTCAACAAGGAGAACTTCTAA
- the NOX1 gene encoding NADPH oxidase 1 isoform X1, whose translation MGNWVVNHWFPAVVIVTWLGLNVFLFVYYFLLFDRDKKFYYTRVLLGSALAWARASAKCLNFNSMLILLPVCRNLLSFLRGTCSCCRRTMRKQLDHNLTFHKLVAYTIALFTAVHIIAHLCNFEWYNDSQQAADGSLSSILSNLHQDEESNKWLNPIHSNSTTPAYVTFTTIPGLTGVIITVALILMVTSSMEFIRRSYFEVFWYTHHLFIIYFAGLVIHGIAGLVRGQTAESLNKHNPEHCAQDPTHWGRKNKHSHCEEPEFGSIPAESWQWVLAPIVLYVFERVLRFWRSQQRVVVTKAVVHPSKVLELQMHKKGFSMEVGQYIFINCPSVSCLEWHPFTLTSAPEEDFFSVHIRAAGDWTENLIDTFQQQKPKTPRIEVDGPFGTASEDVFQYEVAMLVGAGIGVTPFASVLKSIWYKFQHADQCLKTKKIYFYWLCRDTGAFAWFNDLLASLEREMEESGKAGFLNCRLFLTGWDNSIAGQAAFNFDKDTDVVTGLKQKTSFGRPMWSNEFSAVATAHPRSVVGVFLCGPQALAKSLQKCCHQYSSLDPRKVKFYFNKENF comes from the exons CCTGGTTGGGCCTGAATGTTTTCCTGTTTGTATATTATTTCCTGCTGTTTGACAGGGATAAGAAGTTCTACTACACCAGAGTCCTACTTGGG tcTGCGCTGGCATGGGCCCGGGCCTCTGCAAAATGCCTGAACTTTAACAGCATGCTGATCCTGTTACCAGTGTGTCGCAACCTGCTCTCCTTCCTGAGGGGCACTTGCTCG TGCTGCAGGCGCACAATGAGGAAGCAGCTGGATCACAACCTCACCTTCCACAAGCTTGTGGCCTACACAATTGCCCTGTTCACAG CTGTTCATATCATCGCCCACCTGTGTAACTTTGAGTGGTACAATGACAGCCAGCAAGCTGCGGATGGGAGCCTCTCCTCCATTCTCTCCAACCTGCACCAAGATGAGGAGAGTAACAAGTGGCTAAACCCCATCCACTCCAACAGCACG ACTCCAGCGTACGTGACATTCACTACCATCCCGGGCCTGACAGGCGTGATCATCACTGTGGCGCTGATCCTCATGGTTACCTCCTCCATGGAGTTCATCCGCAGGAGCTATTTTGAGGTCTTCTGGTACACACACCATCTCTTCATCATCTACTTCGCTGGCCTTGTCATCCATGGCATCGC tgGTCTTGTTCGTGGGCAGACAGCAGAGAGCTTGAATAAGCACAACCCCGAGCACTGTGCGCAGGACCCTAcacactggggaagaaagaaCAAACACTCCCACTGTGAAGAGCCCGAGTTTGGGAGCATCCCAGCTGAG TCCTGGCAGTGGGTGCTGGCCCCAATCGTTCTCTATGTCTTTGAGCGGGTATTACGCTTTTGGCGTTCTCAGCAGAGGGTCGTTGTTACAAAG GCTGTCGTGCACCCATCAAAAGTATTGGAACTACAGATGCACAAGAAGGGCTTCAGCATGGAAGTGGGCCAGTATATTTTCATCAATTGTCCCTCTGTCTCATGCCTGGAGTGGCATCCTTTCACCCTGACCTCTGCACCCGAAGAAGACTTTTTCTCCGTCCACATCCGggcagcaggggactggacagaGAATCTAATTGATACCtttcagcagcagaaaccaaagaCACCCAG GATAGAGGTGGATGGCCCCTTTGGCACAGCCAGTGAAGACGTGTTCCAGTATGAGGTTGCCATGCTGGTGGGAGCAGGGATCGGGGTCACGCCCTTTGCTTCTGTACTGAAATCAATCTGGTACAAGTTCCAGCATGCAGACCAGTGTCTCAAAACCAAAAAG ATCTACTTCTACTGGCTCTGCCGGGATACAGGTGCGTTTGCCTGGTTCAATGACCTGCTCGCCTCCCTGGAGCGAGAGATGGAAGAATCTGGCAAAGCAGGTTTCCTGAACTGCAGACTCTTCCTCACAGGCTGGGACAACAGCATT GCTGGCCAAGCAGCTTTCAACTTTGATAAAGACACGGATGTGGTGACAGGTCTCAAACAGAAAACCTCCTTTGGGAGACCCATGTGGAGCAATGAGTTCTCTGCAGTGGCAACTGCCCACCCCAG GTCTGTGGTGGGAGTGTTCCTCTGTGGGCCTCAAGCTTTGGCAAAAAGCCTGCAGAAGTGCTGCCATCAGTACTCCAGCCTGGACCCTAGGAAGGTCAAATTCTACTTCAACAAGGAGAACTTCTAA
- the NOX1 gene encoding NADPH oxidase 1 isoform X2, giving the protein MGNWVVNHWFPAVVIVTWLGLNVFLFVYYFLLFDRDKKFYYTRVLLGCCRRTMRKQLDHNLTFHKLVAYTIALFTAVHIIAHLCNFEWYNDSQQAADGSLSSILSNLHQDEESNKWLNPIHSNSTTPAYVTFTTIPGLTGVIITVALILMVTSSMEFIRRSYFEVFWYTHHLFIIYFAGLVIHGIAGLVRGQTAESLNKHNPEHCAQDPTHWGRKNKHSHCEEPEFGSIPAESWQWVLAPIVLYVFERVLRFWRSQQRVVVTKAVVHPSKVLELQMHKKGFSMEVGQYIFINCPSVSCLEWHPFTLTSAPEEDFFSVHIRAAGDWTENLIDTFQQQKPKTPRIEVDGPFGTASEDVFQYEVAMLVGAGIGVTPFASVLKSIWYKFQHADQCLKTKKIYFYWLCRDTGAFAWFNDLLASLEREMEESGKAGFLNCRLFLTGWDNSIAGQAAFNFDKDTDVVTGLKQKTSFGRPMWSNEFSAVATAHPRSVVGVFLCGPQALAKSLQKCCHQYSSLDPRKVKFYFNKENF; this is encoded by the exons CCTGGTTGGGCCTGAATGTTTTCCTGTTTGTATATTATTTCCTGCTGTTTGACAGGGATAAGAAGTTCTACTACACCAGAGTCCTACTTGGG TGCTGCAGGCGCACAATGAGGAAGCAGCTGGATCACAACCTCACCTTCCACAAGCTTGTGGCCTACACAATTGCCCTGTTCACAG CTGTTCATATCATCGCCCACCTGTGTAACTTTGAGTGGTACAATGACAGCCAGCAAGCTGCGGATGGGAGCCTCTCCTCCATTCTCTCCAACCTGCACCAAGATGAGGAGAGTAACAAGTGGCTAAACCCCATCCACTCCAACAGCACG ACTCCAGCGTACGTGACATTCACTACCATCCCGGGCCTGACAGGCGTGATCATCACTGTGGCGCTGATCCTCATGGTTACCTCCTCCATGGAGTTCATCCGCAGGAGCTATTTTGAGGTCTTCTGGTACACACACCATCTCTTCATCATCTACTTCGCTGGCCTTGTCATCCATGGCATCGC tgGTCTTGTTCGTGGGCAGACAGCAGAGAGCTTGAATAAGCACAACCCCGAGCACTGTGCGCAGGACCCTAcacactggggaagaaagaaCAAACACTCCCACTGTGAAGAGCCCGAGTTTGGGAGCATCCCAGCTGAG TCCTGGCAGTGGGTGCTGGCCCCAATCGTTCTCTATGTCTTTGAGCGGGTATTACGCTTTTGGCGTTCTCAGCAGAGGGTCGTTGTTACAAAG GCTGTCGTGCACCCATCAAAAGTATTGGAACTACAGATGCACAAGAAGGGCTTCAGCATGGAAGTGGGCCAGTATATTTTCATCAATTGTCCCTCTGTCTCATGCCTGGAGTGGCATCCTTTCACCCTGACCTCTGCACCCGAAGAAGACTTTTTCTCCGTCCACATCCGggcagcaggggactggacagaGAATCTAATTGATACCtttcagcagcagaaaccaaagaCACCCAG GATAGAGGTGGATGGCCCCTTTGGCACAGCCAGTGAAGACGTGTTCCAGTATGAGGTTGCCATGCTGGTGGGAGCAGGGATCGGGGTCACGCCCTTTGCTTCTGTACTGAAATCAATCTGGTACAAGTTCCAGCATGCAGACCAGTGTCTCAAAACCAAAAAG ATCTACTTCTACTGGCTCTGCCGGGATACAGGTGCGTTTGCCTGGTTCAATGACCTGCTCGCCTCCCTGGAGCGAGAGATGGAAGAATCTGGCAAAGCAGGTTTCCTGAACTGCAGACTCTTCCTCACAGGCTGGGACAACAGCATT GCTGGCCAAGCAGCTTTCAACTTTGATAAAGACACGGATGTGGTGACAGGTCTCAAACAGAAAACCTCCTTTGGGAGACCCATGTGGAGCAATGAGTTCTCTGCAGTGGCAACTGCCCACCCCAG GTCTGTGGTGGGAGTGTTCCTCTGTGGGCCTCAAGCTTTGGCAAAAAGCCTGCAGAAGTGCTGCCATCAGTACTCCAGCCTGGACCCTAGGAAGGTCAAATTCTACTTCAACAAGGAGAACTTCTAA